The Hydractinia symbiolongicarpus strain clone_291-10 chromosome 2, HSymV2.1, whole genome shotgun sequence genomic sequence ATTTTGATTTTAGGTACTACCTAAATGTCCACAAGGTAAGTTTCATTCTTCACATAATTATACTGCTAAGATCTACTCAATTTGTAGTCTTCTATGTTGAGGCAGCATATACTGTAAAAGTAATTTATTACAATTGTGAAGAAGTTGAATTTTGCACATTTAAGCAAAGACTCAAAATTACACTGGACATAACAGTTTAAGATGTTTGCTTCTTTCTTGTTGACTGATCAGATCTTCGACACACCTAAACAGAGaataatatatttaaatatctgtgaaaaatatgttaaaaagtttacaatacactgttaaaaagtttgtttcATCATAAGTCGCTTCCGTATAAGCGATACTGAAAAATTTAGTCGATATATGATATATGTTAAATAATGGAATAATGGTAATGTACTTTTTAGACGAGTGGACTTTATTAAAACGCAATGTCTGCTTTGGAGCACGTCCCAAAGAATACGGGGAATTTAAAGTACAGTATGATGCAGttataaaaagcataaaattGGTCCATGTTGGAGGAATTGGTGTAAAATGCGTTGATTACAGACCAGCGACAAAATGGGGTTGTAGAGTCAACGAAATTCCTCCTTTTGGCGAGGAGAATATTGCAGTTGTCATTACAGATAAGCAAAATAAATTACTTTATCCTGATACAGCATATCACAAGGGTGCAGGTTTCTTTTTTCTCCCCGGATACAACTCCACCTCTGCCTACTTGATTTTACCTGGACCAAGCGAAATTATTCATAAAGGTCAAGAATTGAGATTGCATTTTAGTGAAGATTTGTATGAACTCGACGCCTCGGATAACAGTGGCGAATCTTGCGCAGATATTTATGCAAAATTGTGTGCAACCTGAATGAATTTGTTTTCCTCCACTAAAAGGAAAACATGATCGTTTAAGCATTTAAGTTTCCATACGATTCGTGTTTCTGAGGCTATTCGAAAGTAATCATTACAAAATGATTCTTTCTAGGAAAGGAACcttgaaagaaattaaaaaaggagcaaataaattagtgtttttttttcaaagcctGTGTATATCTGTTACCCTGAAACAAATTATAATTTTGACAACAGTAGTTAGCAAAATGGGTTAGCTAAATGACTTTTAGTTGATTTAATTTGGGTTTCACAACTGGTGGTTATATAcactaaaattattattattattattattattattattattatatagcgTATGAAATTATAATGGTCCGTGATTCTATGTGCGATTATCTTACACCCTAAACACATTAAATACTTCACATgttccaattttttaaaaaagaaccatTTTTAAGGAACTTGGTGTTCTTTAACAACTTATTAAAACATTGTTATAAAAGCGGAATGTATTGTTCTATTGTTACTCACAAGACAAGAACGTGTCGTTCCCATAGGGAATTTGATGGAATTTATGTGACGGTATATATCGTTCCACTCTATTTGTTCCGTTGAATTCTTTTATATATCATAACGATAATATATGCGAAATGATTATCTTGAGGAATAGTTATTTAATTATGAATACTCTGCAGTCTAATTTATATTGTGCCACTTGAAATAATTCCGTTTTCGCTGCTACCTTAACTCTGCTATGGAGAGCGTCCTTCATTATAAAAAGGAATTGTTTTAATGAGAAGTTTCTCAACTAATACTTTGTATACGAAGTAAAGTATAAGGTAAGttgttcaaactttaaatttatagttaataggattctttttttattcaaatgaattcttttttttatcctaCTTTCTATGCTTTGTTAAAAACTAATATTGTTATAAACtttctataaattttgtttctagagAACTTTAAAGAAATCGGAATGACAAAACGAGTCTTGCAAAAGCCTGCGTGGAAAGAGGCATTGGGAGCCTCAATGAGATCGAAAAGGCTTAAGTTAATGCCTGATAAAGATAACCGCTTTTGTTGTCCTGTGGCTGATTGTGACAGCGAGTCGTATGGAAGTAAAAGAGGGTGTAGAAAACATGTCTATAACCGTCATGGATGGTTTTATTATTTCGATAAAAGACCGAATATCGACGAAGTACTTCCCCACTTCAGT encodes the following:
- the LOC130630426 gene encoding uncharacterized protein LOC130630426; the protein is MMFIFLKLLVVAFLITLVVGDLYTPDDELPKGGITKYLKGETEVSCLLQCERDQQCDNAMFKSKNKQMRRGDCWFVKMNATDQGEEMQMLKTDEAITSYKKVLPKCPQDEWTLLKRNVCFGARPKEYGEFKVQYDAVIKSIKLVHVGGIGVKCVDYRPATKWGCRVNEIPPFGEENIAVVITDKQNKLLYPDTAYHKGAGFFFLPGYNSTSAYLILPGPSEIIHKGQELRLHFSEDLYELDASDNSGESCADIYAKLCAT